In Cicer arietinum cultivar CDC Frontier isolate Library 1 chromosome 1, Cicar.CDCFrontier_v2.0, whole genome shotgun sequence, one DNA window encodes the following:
- the LOC101507434 gene encoding transcription factor TCP2 — MEDEIEAQACKFPRLGNGSSNNKNIGKYPLDDEEQELIIRRKNVREIGRIDDVNVNTRNHFQNHSSRIVRVSKASGGKDRHSKVMTSKGLRDRRVRLSVTTAIQFYDLQDRLGYDQPSKAVEWLINAASDSISELPSLNINTFPQTPTHERQNNNNNLNSLSKSACSSTSETSKGSERAKEKDNESSFAQQQQQQQHHHDVSVNHNHHISQTASFTELLTGGIGSSNVRIPTTTSPNGSVHDSQINNHGDEFNKTRHHQQWSSTVTPIMDYFNSGLMVSNSRTHHHNQSSTSSSSSSGCFQLGQQHSLPVSPFSNSGENNSDIQMQQHFPFMSEHLMQQQAVVTSSSSSHQASGNNDHHYNLNFAISSSGLVGYNRGTLQSNSQSLLHQLQRFSPMDGSSTTSSSNNLPFFMGATVTPAVPSTMDNNHQHLPFSPVFDARLQLCYTDGSRHSDQKGKCNKN; from the coding sequence ATGGAGGATGAGATTGAAGCACAAGCATGTAAGTTTCCAAGGCTTGGAAATGGTtcttcaaataacaaaaacataGGTAAGTATCCTCTTGATGATGAGGAACAAGAGCTTATTATTAGAAGGAAAAATGTTAGAGAAATTGGAAGAATTGATGATGTCAATGTTAACACAAGAAACCATTTCCAAAACCATTCATCAAGAATTGTTAGAGTGTCTAAAGCATCTGGTGGAAAAGATAGACACAGCAAAGTAATGACTTCAAAGGGTTTAAGAGACAGAAGAGTTAGGCTGTCAGTTACAACAGCTATTCAATTCTATGATCTTCAAGATCGTCTTGGTTATGATCAACCTAGTAAAGCTGTTGAATGGTTAATCAATGCTGCTTCTGATTCCATCTCTGAACTACCTTCTCTCAACATCAACACTTTCCCTCAAACCCCAACTCATGAAAGacagaacaacaacaacaaccttaATTCTTTGTCTAAATCTGCTTGTAGCAGCACTTCTGAGACAAGTAAAGGTTCTGAGAGAGCAAAGGAGAAAGATAATGAGTCTAGTTttgcacaacaacaacaacaacagcaaCATCATCATGATGTGAGTGTGAATCATAatcatcacatttctcaaacTGCTTCATTTACTGAGTTACTGACTGGTGGAATTGGTAGTAGTAATGTAAGAATTCCAACAACAACTAGTCCTAATGGATCAGTTCATGATTCTCAGATTAATAATCATGGTGATGAGTTCAACAAAACAAGACATCATCAACAATGGTCTTCAACAGTAACACCAATAATGGATTATTTCAACTCAGGACTTATGGTGTCAAATTCAAGAActcatcatcataatcaatcttctacttcatcatcatcatcttctgGTTGTTTCCAACTAGGACAACAACATTCACTACCAGTTTCACCATTCAGTAATAGTGGTGAAAACAACTCAGATATTCAAATGCAGCAGCATTTTCCATTCATGTCTGAACATCTTATGCAGCAACAAGCTGTGGTTacttcatcatcatcttcacaTCAAGCAAGTGGGAATAATGATCATCATTACAATCTTAACTTCGCTATATCGTCTTCGGGCCTTGTTGGTTACAATAGGGGGACCCTTCAGTCCAATTCACAGTCTCTTTTGCATCAGTTGCAGAGGTTTTCACCTATGGATGGATCAtcaacaacatcatcatccAATAATCTACCTTTCTTCATGGGAGCTACTGTTACTCCTGCTGTTCCTTCAACAATGGACAACAACCATCAACACCTTCCATTTTCACCTGTCTTTGATGCTCGTTTGCAGCTTTGCTACACTGATGGAAGCCGCCATTCAGATCAAAAGGGAAAATGCAATAAGAACTGA